The following are encoded in a window of Thermofilaceae archaeon genomic DNA:
- a CDS encoding MFS transporter yields MSSALRDLRSSSRGYKVSVVEGALTVFGSALISPMTTPLLLRLGTDATTLALYTAAVQVSTPPLQLTAAVLLDRFREKRLMIMTLFAAVSRATWLGVLLAIIGVAGGAREVMLLLWLSNALGIFAGLAWTDLMADLVEPERRGRLFALRNTIHGVINIIGLVLAKFIYDTYGYPQGYAAAFGVGTLFLLAAVPLLYMYGDPVRPRGSNLRLTKVFSTLKNSEVIKDSGALATWSFSVNIVAAIWNYHLYTAFKADESWFTAINLAGGIIGTLANPPWGSFYDRFGPRATFLISGLGIVFVPAFFPHLPSLPGQIALQVYSSFLWTGFNLASFNYAIAYGAEYRHVYIAVYNTIPSILAAVGTSLGAWLYGYAGPVAFYASSILRLVSLIVLYRVAAARGATYEELRLASHLYPLYVAGRQAFHATYIEFIYAVRLLYATLTVATLLVLLLALYATVLKLLGL; encoded by the coding sequence ATGTCCTCAGCGCTCAGAGATCTGAGGAGCTCGTCGCGTGGCTACAAGGTGAGTGTCGTTGAAGGTGCGCTCACAGTGTTCGGCTCAGCGCTGATAAGCCCCATGACAACACCCCTACTGCTGCGCTTGGGGACCGACGCGACCACGCTCGCCCTCTATACAGCCGCTGTTCAGGTCTCCACACCCCCTCTTCAGCTAACCGCTGCGGTTCTCCTCGACAGGTTCAGAGAGAAGCGGCTGATGATCATGACCCTGTTCGCGGCGGTCAGCAGGGCTACCTGGCTTGGCGTACTACTGGCGATTATCGGAGTAGCTGGAGGCGCGCGGGAAGTCATGCTGCTGCTATGGTTGTCTAACGCTCTAGGCATCTTCGCGGGCCTAGCGTGGACCGACCTGATGGCTGACCTTGTTGAGCCAGAGCGTCGCGGCAGACTGTTTGCGCTGCGAAACACTATTCACGGTGTCATCAACATCATTGGGCTTGTTCTTGCGAAGTTCATATACGATACGTACGGCTACCCTCAAGGGTACGCAGCGGCATTTGGAGTGGGTACGCTCTTCCTACTAGCCGCAGTCCCACTACTGTACATGTACGGTGACCCCGTCAGGCCAAGGGGCTCCAACCTCCGTTTGACGAAGGTTTTCTCGACGCTGAAGAATAGCGAAGTGATAAAGGACTCTGGCGCGCTAGCAACGTGGTCCTTCTCCGTCAACATCGTCGCTGCGATATGGAACTACCACTTGTACACAGCGTTCAAGGCCGATGAAAGCTGGTTCACAGCGATCAACCTCGCGGGCGGCATTATCGGCACTTTGGCGAATCCGCCGTGGGGCAGCTTCTACGACAGGTTCGGGCCCCGAGCAACGTTCCTGATCTCGGGGCTGGGTATAGTCTTTGTTCCAGCGTTCTTCCCTCACCTACCAAGCCTTCCTGGCCAAATCGCGCTACAGGTTTACTCCTCGTTCCTCTGGACGGGCTTCAACCTAGCTTCGTTCAACTACGCCATCGCCTACGGGGCTGAGTACAGGCACGTCTACATAGCCGTCTACAACACGATACCATCGATACTCGCGGCGGTGGGCACTAGCTTAGGGGCTTGGCTGTACGGCTACGCTGGTCCAGTTGCGTTCTACGCGTCCTCAATCCTCCGTTTGGTCAGCCTGATCGTCTTGTACAGAGTAGCGGCCGCCAGAGGAGCAACGTACGAGGAGCTGAGGCTCGCCAGCCACCTTTACCCTCTTTACGTGGCGGGCAGGCAGGCCTTCCACGCCACATACATTGAGTTCATATACGCTGTACGGCTACTGTACGCCACGCTGACAGTTGCAACGCTGCTCGTCTTACTCCTAGCGCTCTACGCGACGGTGCTAAAGCTGCTCGGCTTATGA